In Oenanthe melanoleuca isolate GR-GAL-2019-014 chromosome 8, OMel1.0, whole genome shotgun sequence, a single genomic region encodes these proteins:
- the LOC130256107 gene encoding cystathionine gamma-lyase-like — MRPALRARHGAVTMADKSCCGFLPSFEHFATNAIHVAQDPDQWNSRAVIPPVTLSISFKKDPEKDQPYVYSRFGNPNRHILEEVVGTLDGAGGRGQNWANLAAADGAKYCLAYSSGVGAILNICHLLKTGDKIVCTRDVYAGTRNLFNEIAEKYKLKVAYVDFTNLDTAKKEITPDTKLVWLETPSNPTLKVLDIRACADLAHGNKEQKCRPLVAVDNSFMSPYFQRPLSLGADISMSSGTKYINGHSDVLIGLVSVNCKKLYERLKFLQIHLGAVPSPFDCYMCNRGLKTLHIRMKLHYQNGLAVAKFLKSHPRVETVLYPGLCCHPQYEVTKRQCTGVSGMVSFYIKGNIKNAFAFLKSLKIFTVGFSLGGFESLAAHPATMTHASIPKQELEAQGITDTLIRLSVGLEDEKDLLEDLEQALDAAFK, encoded by the exons ATGCGGCCCGCGCTGAGGGCTCGGCACGGAGCTGTCACCATGGCTGacaagagctgctgtggcttcCTGCCGTCCTTCGAGCACTTCGCCACCAACGCCATCCACGTCGCCCAGGACCCCGATCAGTGGAACTCCAGGGCTGTGATACCGCCCGTCACGCTCTCCATCAGCTTCAAGAAGGACCCCGAGAAGGACCAG CCTTATGTGTACAGCCGGTTTGGGAACCCGAACCGACACATCCTGGAGGAGGTTGTGGGCACCCTCGATGGAGCTGGAGGTCGAGGACAGAATTGGGCaaacctggctgctgctgatggAGCCAAATACT GCTTGGCTTATTCCTCTGGAGTGGGAGCAATTCTGAACATCTGTCACCTGCTGAAGACAGGAGACAAAATTGTCTGCACACGTGATGTCTATGCAG gcaCAAGAAACTTATTCAATGAAATAGCAGAGAAGTATAAATTGAAAGTGGCTTATGTTGACTTCACAAACCTAGACACAGCGAAGAAGGAAATTACACCAGACACCAAG CTGGTTTGGCTGGAGACCCCCTCGAACCCCACGCTGAAGGTGCTCGACATCAGAGCCTGTGCAGACCTGGCTCACGggaacaaagaacaaaaatgtcGGCCACTGGTGGCAGTGGACAACAGCTTCATGTCTCCATATTTCCAG CGTCCTTTGTCCCTGGGGGCTGATATTTCTATGTCCTCTGGAACCAAATACATCAATG GGCACAGTGATGTTCTCATAGGCCTGGTCTCTGTAAACTGCAAAAAACTCTACGAGAGGCTCAAATTCCTGCAGATCC ACCTGggagctgtcccctcccccTTTGACTGTTACATGTGCAACCGTGGGCTCAAGACTCTGCACATCAGGATGAAGCTGCACTACCAAAACGGCCTGGCCGTGGCCAAGTTCCTGAAATCCCATCCCAGGGTGGAGACGGTCCTTTACCCAG GGTTGTGTTGTCACCCCCAGTACGAAGTGACAAAGAGGCAGTGCACAGGTGTTTCTGGGATGGTCAGCTTCTACATCAAAGGGAACATCAAAAATGCCTTTGCCTTCCTCAAGAGCCTGAAG ATCTTCACCGTGGGTTTCAGCCTGGGTGGCTTCGAGAGCCTGGCAGCACATCC GGCCACCATGACCCACGCCTCGATTCCCAAGCAGGAGTTGGAAGCTCAGGGAATCACTGACACCCTGATCCGCCTCTCGGTGGGGCTGGAGGATGAGAAGGATTTGCTCGAAGACCTGGAGCAGGCCCTGGATGCTGCG tTTAAATAA